Proteins encoded in a region of the Triticum dicoccoides isolate Atlit2015 ecotype Zavitan chromosome 3A, WEW_v2.0, whole genome shotgun sequence genome:
- the LOC119268011 gene encoding uncharacterized protein LOC119268011, with protein MVNGRRSLWCGSETPPYNDVACCPRKESVPRFACVDRDFINVASILLVNLPFPLSDLAYGHWVLIASMSLVHYEEEDCWSKRPFILLKKLARMYFQYIRIFGSLMVLLRRYRRYQVNNPPFNNI; from the exons ATGGTTAATGGAAGGAGAAGCTTGTGGTGTGGCTCTGAAACTCCACCATATAAC GATGTTGCATGTTGTCCAAGGAAGGAATCAGTGCCGAG GTTCGCATGCGTTGACAGAGATTTCATCAACGTCGCCTCCATTTTGTTGGTGAACCTACCTTTCCCTCTAAG CGACCTTGCATATGGTCATTGGGTGCTGATCGCCTCCATGTCTTTG GTACATTATGAAGAAGAAGATTGCTGGTCGAAAAGGCCATTTATTTTATTGAAGAAATTGGCAAGGATGTATTTTCAGTACATTAGGATTTTTGGTAGTCTCATGGTTCTGCTACGAAGATACCGTCGCTACCAGGTCAACAATCCCCCCTTCAATAATATTTGA